The following is a genomic window from Pseudomonas sp. FP2335.
AGGTGATTGCGCAGCGTCAGCACGCTTTCGTCGACTTTCTTCTGCGTCACCAGGCTCAGCAGTTCACGGTGATCTTCCTGGGACGTCTCGCCCAGCCCCATCGCCTCAAGGTTGAAACGCAGGAAGCGCTCTTCCTCGTTCAAACCGTGTTCCACCAACGTAAGCAGACGCTGATTGGGGGCCTTGCCATACAGCGCCATATGGAACAGGCGATTGAGGCGGCCCATCTCGCAATAGTCTTTTTCCCGCTCCAGGGCACTGATGCAGGCGTCTGCCTCGGCGATGTCAGCCTCGGTGAGCAACGGGATCGACAAGCGCAGCGCTTCAGACTCCAGCAGCATGCGCAGGGCGTAGGTCTCCGCCGAATTGTCTTCGATCAATGGCGCCACCACGGCACCCTTGTGCGTCACCACATGCAGCAATGATTGGGCTTCGAGCTGACGCAAGGCCTCGCGCACCGGCATGCGGCTGACCCCGAACAGGCTGGCCAGCTCTTGCTGGCGCATGGCAGTACCACAAGGCAATCGGCCATCGAGGATCGCATTACGCAAGGTTTCTTCAATCACGGAGCGGGCAAGATGGGCGGGAATGGGTCCGCTGACTTTGATACTGCTCAAAGGGTTCGGCTTCTGCGTCACGACTACGCTGTCCTCCTTATTAGAATGGGTTGAAACAATTGGATCCAAAGAACACTAGAGACTGCCCAATGGCTTGTCAAACAGGCAAGATTTGCGGCTTGTAAGTGGCTAAACACGCGGTTCCAGGCGCCCACATCAAGGATTTGCAGCGTCTTACACGCCAGCGTCATAGTGCTATGAACTGAGCGCGGCGTCGCCCTCGTTTATGCCTTGACCGCCATACGGCAAGGAGTTGTCCCGCTGGATTGCGCATATGCATATTCGCTAACGGTATTTAAAATGCAGTTCTTATATCTATAAAGTCATTTCCCTGTCTGACCGGGAGTGACCTCATGTCCGCCACCTCTACTGTTCCAACAGCGACCTCCACCGCCCAAGCTTTCGAGATTCGCCCACTGCCCGGTAGCGTCGGCGCCGAGATCATCGGCCTGGACCTGGCCCGACCTGTCAGCGACGAAGATTTCGCCCGCATCCATCGCGCGCACCTGGACCACCACGTCGTGGTGTTCCGTGACCAACGCATCACCCCCGAACAACAGATCGCCTTCAGCCGCCGCTTCGGCGTGTTGCAGATCCACGTGCTCAAACAGTTCCTGCTGGCCAACCACCCGGAAATCCTGATCGTCTCCAACATCATCGAAAACGGCCAAT
Proteins encoded in this region:
- a CDS encoding GntR family transcriptional regulator, yielding MTQKPNPLSSIKVSGPIPAHLARSVIEETLRNAILDGRLPCGTAMRQQELASLFGVSRMPVREALRQLEAQSLLHVVTHKGAVVAPLIEDNSAETYALRMLLESEALRLSIPLLTEADIAEADACISALEREKDYCEMGRLNRLFHMALYGKAPNQRLLTLVEHGLNEEERFLRFNLEAMGLGETSQEDHRELLSLVTQKKVDESVLTLRNHLTRGMEVITTYLAGLDAAGKKDPR